Proteins co-encoded in one Crateriforma spongiae genomic window:
- a CDS encoding sulfatase, translating to MNISQSEFIPRLLAIGMLVVAATSHGAETRPNFLLIAIDDLNDYVGCLDGHPNAITPNLDRLAERGVLFTRAYCNSPVCQPSRTSLWTGLRPTTTGITANRSPWFRESSNHPDAVSLPQAMASAGYSTLGFGKLFHVGRQAESAVEWQRSNVFSYGPRQKPKLNYASGDSITDWGVPPKDRDQASSFDPIIADRTIAALNDRHSRPLLLGCGFYRPHTPLYAASQWFDMHPEADIALPQTIPDDNDDLVYFGRRPRRPQDIEAPGLFNQDWAEKTGKWKDVLRAYLACTSAMDHQLGRVLDALDRGPHAKNTYVIVFSDHGWHLGEKRHWGKAALWEQTTRIPMIVAGPGIPSGIRYDQPVDLLTIAPTVLDYAGVQPLGELDGHSLRPILEDPTRNWPHPVLTTFVDHHALRTPRWRYIRYSSGEEELYDHSRDSEEFENLAVTHRQDAQVQSTLAELRKRMSDLLSP from the coding sequence CGATCGGAATGCTTGTCGTCGCCGCGACATCACACGGTGCGGAAACACGGCCCAATTTTTTGTTGATCGCGATCGATGATCTGAATGACTATGTCGGCTGCCTGGACGGGCATCCGAATGCGATCACTCCAAACCTTGACCGCTTGGCCGAACGCGGGGTCCTTTTCACTCGTGCCTATTGCAATTCACCAGTTTGCCAACCGTCACGCACCAGTCTTTGGACTGGCCTACGACCGACCACGACTGGCATCACCGCGAATCGATCTCCGTGGTTTCGCGAAAGTTCAAATCATCCCGATGCCGTGTCGCTGCCACAGGCGATGGCGTCGGCCGGATACAGCACACTTGGTTTTGGCAAACTATTCCACGTCGGTCGACAGGCCGAATCAGCGGTCGAATGGCAGCGTTCAAATGTCTTCAGTTACGGTCCACGACAGAAGCCAAAGTTAAATTATGCCTCTGGCGATTCCATCACCGACTGGGGCGTTCCCCCGAAAGATCGCGATCAAGCGTCAAGCTTTGATCCGATCATCGCCGATCGCACGATCGCCGCACTGAACGACCGTCACAGCCGACCTCTTCTGCTGGGCTGCGGTTTTTACCGGCCACACACGCCGCTGTATGCCGCCAGCCAATGGTTCGATATGCATCCCGAAGCCGACATCGCCCTGCCCCAAACCATTCCAGACGACAACGACGACCTGGTTTACTTTGGCCGACGACCACGACGTCCCCAGGACATCGAAGCGCCAGGTCTGTTCAACCAAGATTGGGCGGAGAAGACGGGGAAATGGAAAGACGTTCTGCGAGCCTATTTGGCGTGCACCTCGGCCATGGATCATCAACTCGGTCGTGTCTTGGATGCGCTGGATCGTGGTCCCCATGCCAAGAACACCTATGTGATTGTGTTCTCCGACCACGGATGGCACTTGGGTGAGAAACGGCATTGGGGCAAAGCCGCATTGTGGGAACAGACCACACGGATCCCCATGATCGTGGCTGGGCCAGGCATCCCCAGCGGCATCCGATACGATCAACCGGTCGACCTACTAACGATTGCCCCGACCGTATTGGATTACGCAGGCGTTCAACCTCTCGGCGAACTGGATGGGCATTCACTGCGGCCAATCCTGGAAGACCCCACCCGAAATTGGCCCCATCCAGTGCTCACGACATTTGTTGACCACCATGCATTGCGGACGCCACGTTGGCGATACATCCGTTACTCTTCCGGCGAGGAGGAGTTGTACGATCACTCCCGCGACTCCGAAGAATTTGAAAACTTGGCCGTCACCCACCGGCAAGATGCCCAGGTGCAGTCGACCTTGGCTGAGCTGAGGAAGCGAATGTCTGACTTGCTATCGCCTTGA
- a CDS encoding nucleoside hydrolase has product MPLLIDSDVANEIDDLYAISLALAASERFELQGMVATHFAQWAGPDSTDKSFDLLQQLLEVSGNQVRFPIARGGDPMQYSNVPTSSEGADLIVRLARQASPSNPLWVVVLGAATNTASAILQAPDIQPYLRVVFHARCAHHWPERTVQFNVVGDVIAVQALLESQVPLVWFDTGTKLTIPYAETKARLAPMGATGEFLHRFRDQKPQFAKVTKGFFDVGDIAWLMDPTLCKMEVVSTPRLQRTLAFERSQRHGEMLRVSEIDVDRTWKLFFDSLTRSPQIR; this is encoded by the coding sequence ATGCCGCTGTTGATTGATAGCGATGTTGCGAATGAGATTGATGATCTTTACGCCATCTCGCTAGCGCTTGCGGCCAGCGAGAGGTTTGAGCTTCAGGGGATGGTGGCTACACACTTCGCGCAGTGGGCGGGACCCGACAGCACTGACAAGTCGTTTGATCTGTTACAGCAACTGTTGGAAGTGTCGGGAAACCAAGTACGATTTCCGATAGCCCGTGGTGGCGACCCCATGCAGTATTCAAATGTCCCCACTTCCAGTGAGGGAGCGGATCTCATCGTTAGGCTGGCAAGGCAGGCGTCGCCGAGCAATCCGCTTTGGGTTGTCGTGTTGGGAGCCGCGACCAATACAGCAAGTGCCATACTGCAGGCACCCGACATTCAACCCTACCTGCGGGTTGTCTTTCATGCCCGCTGTGCCCACCACTGGCCGGAGCGAACGGTTCAGTTCAATGTCGTGGGCGATGTGATCGCCGTTCAAGCTTTGTTGGAAAGCCAGGTACCGTTGGTGTGGTTCGACACAGGAACCAAACTGACGATTCCGTATGCAGAAACGAAAGCAAGGCTTGCCCCGATGGGAGCCACCGGAGAGTTTCTGCATCGATTTCGAGACCAGAAGCCGCAATTCGCCAAGGTCACGAAAGGCTTTTTCGATGTCGGCGACATCGCTTGGCTGATGGATCCGACGTTGTGCAAGATGGAGGTCGTTTCTACACCTCGACTGCAGCGAACGTTGGCTTTTGAAAGATCACAACGTCACGGCGAGATGTTGCGAGTCAGCGAGATTGACGTGGATCGCACCTGGAAACTTTTCTTTGACAGCCTTACGCGGTCGCCTCAGATTCGTTAG
- a CDS encoding DUF1552 domain-containing protein, which produces MSTISTIGRRSYLKGAGAALALPLLDAMGWADSGAGKALKPPVRLGFMYMPHGVIMDQFWPADAHSFLTSPPPAIQSLRPVLDQCLMMKGISGVSNGPYKGAPHALELSTWLTAALPDPDRRDEIAISISADQIAANALGAFTTLPSLELATMPQTWKENQAGLNEAYYSHCSFRSPTQAVPAEINPRNVLNRLFNTKDQDSGKVSSEISPLDRNMLDLVLGGARDLRRTLSPNDQQKLDEYLDSVRSVERRIAAIEIRQKEAALEKAGIRPSRSHKSDSPPIEVKIPEGDKRSEYMQVMCDLNVLAFQTDTTRVCTYIGSTPNGASYPELGFSDKHHSTTHHNNQPDKVRKVAAITEFNIEQFAYMVKKMHSLREGDGTLLDNCIMMWGSGLEDGNKHTRENLPFILAGRGGGSLNTGRFLPDVQGNQGDLLTTLLTCAGVPMDRPVGIATKQITELSAKG; this is translated from the coding sequence ATGAGCACAATCAGCACGATCGGGCGAAGATCCTATCTTAAGGGTGCGGGAGCCGCGCTTGCGTTGCCTCTTTTGGATGCGATGGGATGGGCGGATTCGGGGGCAGGCAAAGCGTTGAAACCTCCGGTCCGTTTGGGATTCATGTACATGCCCCACGGGGTGATCATGGATCAGTTTTGGCCCGCCGATGCGCACAGTTTCTTGACGTCGCCACCACCGGCAATCCAGTCACTGCGACCGGTTTTGGATCAATGTCTGATGATGAAAGGCATTTCAGGCGTTTCCAACGGTCCGTACAAGGGTGCCCCCCATGCCTTGGAATTGTCGACTTGGCTGACCGCGGCGCTGCCCGATCCCGATCGGCGTGATGAGATCGCAATCTCGATTTCCGCAGACCAGATTGCGGCGAATGCATTGGGAGCGTTTACCACGCTGCCTTCGTTGGAACTTGCCACGATGCCCCAAACATGGAAAGAAAACCAAGCGGGGCTGAACGAAGCCTACTATTCCCATTGCAGTTTTCGTTCTCCAACCCAGGCGGTCCCTGCCGAAATCAATCCGCGGAATGTGTTGAATCGACTGTTCAATACGAAAGATCAAGACAGCGGCAAGGTTTCCTCGGAGATCAGTCCCTTGGACCGCAATATGTTGGATCTGGTTCTTGGTGGTGCGCGTGATTTACGACGGACGCTGTCTCCGAACGACCAGCAAAAGCTGGATGAATACCTAGATAGTGTGCGGTCGGTGGAACGACGAATCGCCGCCATTGAAATACGTCAAAAGGAAGCGGCATTGGAAAAGGCTGGGATTCGACCGAGCCGTAGTCACAAGTCGGATTCGCCACCGATCGAGGTCAAGATTCCTGAAGGAGACAAACGTAGCGAGTACATGCAGGTCATGTGCGATTTGAATGTGTTGGCCTTCCAAACCGACACGACTCGGGTGTGCACCTACATCGGGTCCACGCCAAACGGTGCGTCCTATCCGGAGCTGGGATTTTCTGACAAGCATCATTCGACAACACACCACAACAACCAGCCCGATAAGGTCCGGAAAGTCGCCGCCATCACGGAATTCAATATTGAACAATTTGCCTATATGGTGAAGAAGATGCACAGCTTGCGTGAAGGCGATGGAACACTGTTGGATAACTGCATCATGATGTGGGGTTCCGGACTGGAAGACGGTAACAAGCATACCCGCGAAAATTTGCCCTTCATTTTGGCCGGACGCGGCGGCGGTTCTCTGAATACCGGGCGTTTCCTTCCGGATGTTCAGGGGAATCAGGGAGATTTGTTGACGACCTTGTTGACTTGTGCCGGCGTGCCGATGGATCGTCCCGTAGGAATCGCAACCAAGCAAATTACGGAGCTGTCAGCGAAAGGCTAG
- a CDS encoding DUF1592 domain-containing protein, which produces MSQLVTIRMQRFLTNTIAAISLAVMPMRAADCSAQSVVPADLAAQKAEAEQFFQKSIRPFIKTYCLDCHQNRRPTEAGLSFTPALDTPGHAAFSEKWKKAVARVKAHDMPPEGLEQPSDEERLKFVQWLDKVKYLSPKDPGPFVIRRLTKTEYANTLRDLFGVDPKVADRLPDEVSGEGYLNSLSPLQLEQYLAITDQVVNQVIATDESSPTNWQREWIGQLPSESSNTGAAVEKIARSLAKNIYRRPASDDEVAVLLNVYELGRGKGLSETGSLRLMLKAMLVSPQFLFITPAVGAAAPVGIVPLDDHQIAARLSYLLWATMPDAELMALADSKRLHEPQTLKAQVYRMLDDPRSRALFDGFGAQWLGLTDLKTRAFDASKFPQMTDAMRSAMYDEVRLFFEDVVRNNHSVTRLIDSEYSFLNEDLAAIYGLPDAISGPEMRRVSLPDRNRGGILGMPGVLAATSFPNRTSPVIRGVWVLQQVLGEQVPSAPPDVPELETQDQESVANLTLRERTELHRTDPVCANCHKLLDPIGFGLENFDAIGRWRDQDENGRAIDSTGELPDGSRFTSPEELKAMIAGRVDDFSRNLLEKLLAYALCRRLEGYDEIVVDELMREIAADDYRMKTIVTAVVTSYPFTHRQTN; this is translated from the coding sequence ATGAGCCAGCTGGTAACCATTCGAATGCAACGGTTTCTAACGAACACGATTGCTGCGATCTCGTTGGCCGTCATGCCAATGCGGGCCGCCGATTGCTCCGCACAGTCAGTTGTGCCGGCGGACCTTGCGGCTCAAAAAGCCGAAGCGGAGCAGTTTTTTCAGAAAAGCATTCGTCCATTCATCAAGACCTATTGCCTGGATTGTCATCAGAATCGACGTCCGACCGAGGCAGGGCTCAGCTTTACCCCCGCGCTTGATACGCCGGGGCATGCCGCCTTCAGTGAGAAATGGAAGAAGGCAGTGGCGCGCGTGAAAGCGCATGATATGCCTCCGGAAGGTTTAGAGCAGCCCAGCGATGAAGAACGACTGAAATTTGTTCAGTGGCTGGATAAGGTCAAATACCTTAGTCCCAAAGACCCGGGGCCGTTTGTCATCCGGCGTCTAACCAAGACAGAATACGCCAATACCCTGCGTGATCTGTTTGGTGTTGATCCCAAGGTTGCCGATCGTCTGCCCGACGAGGTCAGCGGTGAAGGTTACCTCAACTCTCTTTCCCCACTTCAGCTGGAACAATACCTTGCAATCACTGACCAGGTGGTGAACCAGGTCATTGCGACTGACGAGTCGTCTCCGACGAACTGGCAAAGGGAATGGATCGGCCAGCTTCCCTCCGAAAGTTCGAATACTGGTGCAGCCGTCGAAAAGATTGCCAGATCGCTTGCCAAGAACATCTATCGGCGGCCTGCGTCGGATGATGAAGTGGCGGTCCTGTTGAATGTTTACGAACTCGGACGTGGAAAAGGGCTTTCAGAAACCGGATCACTGCGTTTGATGCTCAAAGCGATGTTGGTTTCCCCACAATTCCTGTTCATCACACCGGCCGTCGGGGCCGCTGCCCCGGTGGGCATTGTTCCACTGGACGACCATCAGATCGCCGCGCGTTTGTCGTACTTGTTGTGGGCAACGATGCCCGATGCCGAACTGATGGCACTGGCTGATTCCAAACGACTGCATGAACCACAGACGTTGAAGGCTCAAGTCTATCGCATGCTGGACGATCCACGGTCTCGTGCGTTGTTTGATGGTTTTGGCGCACAATGGCTTGGGCTGACGGACCTGAAGACCAGGGCGTTTGATGCATCAAAGTTCCCACAGATGACCGACGCGATGCGATCGGCCATGTATGACGAGGTGCGATTGTTTTTTGAAGACGTGGTACGAAACAACCACAGCGTCACGCGATTGATCGACAGCGAATACTCGTTTCTCAATGAAGACTTAGCAGCGATTTACGGACTTCCGGATGCCATTTCGGGGCCAGAGATGCGTCGTGTTTCTTTGCCCGACCGAAATCGTGGAGGGATTTTGGGGATGCCCGGCGTTCTGGCGGCCACGTCGTTTCCCAACCGCACCAGCCCGGTCATTCGCGGCGTGTGGGTATTGCAGCAAGTGTTGGGCGAACAGGTGCCATCGGCGCCGCCCGATGTACCGGAACTCGAAACACAGGATCAGGAATCCGTGGCCAACTTGACACTGCGCGAACGGACGGAATTGCATCGAACGGATCCTGTCTGTGCCAACTGCCACAAATTGCTCGATCCGATCGGTTTCGGCCTCGAGAACTTTGACGCGATTGGTCGCTGGCGTGATCAAGATGAAAATGGTCGTGCCATCGATTCCACGGGCGAGCTTCCCGATGGAAGTCGATTCACCAGCCCCGAAGAATTGAAAGCGATGATCGCCGGTCGCGTCGACGACTTTTCACGCAACTTGCTGGAGAAGTTGTTAGCCTATGCTTTATGTCGAAGGCTGGAGGGCTACGACGAGATCGTCGTCGATGAATTGATGCGAGAAATCGCAGCGGATGACTACCGAATGAAAACGATCGTCACCGCCGTGGTCACCAGTTATCCCTTCACACATCGCCAGACCAACTGA
- a CDS encoding sulfatase family protein, whose protein sequence is MIQRLYQTVAIALVLFVGVSHASDRLNILLITADDLGTQLSCYGDPIAKTPEIDDLARHSVQFQTAYVSQASCSPSRSTMFTGLYPHGNGHYGLANANVGFQLHSELRDDVLPNVLKRAGYRTGIIGKLHVNPEDSFQFDMRQRDGFGNRLVRKQLQYAKEFVSQSEGHPWFLMFNLFDPHVARQRLANGNRGPQYFPDQVDGLPEKVLTAQDVPPWPWQQVNSRAQRTKIAGYYNCVHRIDAAIGMLTQMLQQSSHWDDTLIIFLGDHGPPFARGKTSCYEAGLRIPFLARWPGVSEPHVSNRLVGSVDIYPTILDAAGIETNSPLHGRSLRPVLVQSESVDWRNTLVAEFHYHGGSPFFPRRAITDGRFKLIHNLRSGEVTASPSVDGDRANVMAEKLGSDHPARLVMERLADPPEWELYDLKDDPIEFDNRANDPAMSKEVSRLKQALTLWQQRTEDPFVDADFRDRIESKYQKSSN, encoded by the coding sequence ATGATTCAGCGGCTATATCAAACGGTGGCAATCGCGTTGGTGCTATTCGTGGGTGTTAGCCATGCCTCGGACAGGCTGAACATTCTCTTGATCACCGCTGATGATTTGGGAACACAGCTTTCCTGCTACGGAGATCCGATCGCCAAAACGCCCGAGATCGACGACTTGGCGAGACATTCGGTCCAGTTTCAAACGGCGTACGTGAGCCAAGCGTCTTGCAGCCCATCGCGGTCCACGATGTTCACTGGCTTGTACCCGCACGGAAACGGTCACTACGGATTGGCGAACGCCAATGTCGGATTCCAGTTGCATTCGGAATTGCGTGACGACGTGTTGCCAAATGTGCTCAAGCGGGCCGGATATCGAACAGGGATTATCGGAAAGCTCCACGTGAATCCGGAAGATTCATTTCAGTTTGACATGCGGCAAAGAGACGGATTCGGCAACCGGTTGGTCCGAAAGCAACTGCAGTATGCCAAAGAGTTCGTCAGCCAGTCAGAAGGACATCCATGGTTCTTGATGTTCAATCTGTTCGATCCGCATGTTGCGCGCCAGCGACTTGCCAACGGGAATCGAGGACCACAATACTTTCCAGACCAAGTCGATGGATTGCCGGAGAAAGTTTTAACCGCGCAGGATGTCCCGCCGTGGCCGTGGCAACAAGTGAATTCGCGGGCACAACGAACCAAGATCGCAGGTTACTACAACTGCGTGCATCGGATCGACGCGGCAATCGGAATGCTGACCCAGATGCTTCAGCAATCGAGCCATTGGGATGACACGTTGATCATTTTCCTTGGGGATCATGGACCACCCTTCGCGCGAGGAAAAACCAGTTGCTATGAAGCCGGGCTGCGTATCCCGTTCTTGGCCCGATGGCCGGGTGTGTCTGAGCCACATGTTTCGAACCGTTTGGTGGGCAGTGTCGACATTTATCCGACGATCTTAGACGCAGCTGGCATCGAAACGAATTCACCGCTGCATGGACGCTCGCTAAGGCCGGTTTTGGTGCAATCGGAATCGGTGGATTGGCGCAATACGCTAGTTGCTGAATTTCATTATCACGGCGGATCGCCGTTTTTTCCAAGAAGGGCCATTACCGATGGCCGGTTCAAGTTGATTCATAACTTGCGTTCCGGCGAGGTCACCGCTTCACCGTCGGTCGATGGCGATCGAGCCAACGTCATGGCTGAAAAGCTGGGATCTGATCATCCGGCCAGGCTGGTGATGGAGCGTTTGGCTGATCCGCCCGAGTGGGAATTGTACGATCTGAAGGACGATCCGATCGAGTTCGACAACCGGGCAAACGATCCGGCAATGTCCAAGGAGGTAAGCCGATTGAAACAGGCTTTGACCCTGTGGCAACAGCGAACGGAGGATCCGTTTGTTGATGCTGATTTTCGCGACAGGATCGAAAGCAAGTATCAGAAATCCTCCAACTGA
- a CDS encoding sulfatase-like hydrolase/transferase, with protein sequence MMKRLVCLLIFLFTSSFAFADDRPNFVIIMVDDMGYAGISCFGNPYFQTPEIDRLAAEGMRLTDFHSSGTVCSPTRAGLLTGRYQQRAGIEAVIHPVRSHPEHRKGLQTSEVTFAEMLQSQGYATALIGKWHQGYVHNSDDFHPQNHGFDQFIGYHSGNIDFVSHVGDHNEHDWWHGREETKEKGYVTDLINAYAVDFIQRSRDQPFCLYIPHLAIHNPVQTPGDPPRRTEDGGWNRWKPADHDERIEKYRGMTLPIDQGVGQIRKKLTELGLDRKTLVLFFSDNGAANDFPSGSPGLRGNKGSVYEGGHKVPFIAWWPGRIAAGSKSDVPAITLDVMPTLLSLAGVQLPADRRLDGVDLSPLLLRRQTLESRPLYWASLSNNGGRSEAMRDGPWKLVVQHPRAAKGSFENERLELYRLDQDPSESNNLADQHRAQAAQMLSRLKDWYADTQRTATPQFGGWRR encoded by the coding sequence ATGATGAAGCGTCTAGTTTGCCTGTTAATCTTTCTGTTCACTTCGTCATTTGCCTTTGCGGACGATCGTCCCAACTTTGTGATCATCATGGTCGATGATATGGGATACGCCGGGATCAGTTGCTTCGGCAATCCGTACTTTCAGACGCCTGAGATCGACCGCCTGGCTGCGGAGGGCATGCGATTGACCGACTTCCATTCCTCTGGAACTGTCTGTTCGCCGACGCGTGCGGGTTTGCTGACCGGTCGCTACCAGCAACGTGCGGGAATCGAGGCAGTGATCCATCCGGTGCGAAGTCATCCGGAGCACCGAAAGGGATTGCAAACGTCTGAAGTTACCTTTGCAGAGATGTTGCAATCCCAAGGATATGCGACGGCACTGATCGGCAAGTGGCATCAGGGGTATGTCCATAACTCCGACGATTTTCACCCGCAAAACCATGGTTTTGATCAGTTCATCGGGTATCACAGCGGCAACATCGACTTCGTCAGCCACGTTGGTGACCACAATGAACACGATTGGTGGCATGGACGTGAAGAAACGAAAGAAAAAGGGTACGTCACCGATTTGATCAACGCTTACGCGGTTGACTTTATCCAGCGAAGTCGAGACCAGCCATTCTGTCTGTATATTCCGCATTTGGCGATTCACAATCCGGTTCAGACGCCCGGCGATCCGCCACGACGCACCGAAGACGGAGGTTGGAATCGTTGGAAGCCCGCGGATCATGACGAACGCATTGAAAAGTATCGCGGAATGACTTTGCCGATCGATCAGGGGGTCGGTCAGATTCGAAAGAAGTTGACCGAACTTGGACTGGATCGCAAAACACTCGTTTTATTTTTCTCTGACAACGGTGCGGCCAACGATTTTCCCAGCGGCAGTCCCGGTCTGCGAGGTAACAAAGGCAGCGTGTACGAGGGCGGGCATAAGGTTCCCTTCATTGCCTGGTGGCCAGGTCGAATTGCAGCCGGCAGCAAGAGTGATGTTCCCGCGATCACTTTGGATGTGATGCCCACTCTGTTGTCTCTCGCCGGAGTGCAATTACCCGCGGATCGGCGACTTGACGGTGTTGACTTGTCGCCCCTGCTGCTTCGGCGTCAGACTCTGGAAAGTCGGCCTCTTTATTGGGCTTCGCTTAGCAACAACGGGGGGCGTTCCGAGGCGATGCGAGACGGTCCATGGAAGCTGGTCGTCCAACATCCCAGGGCCGCAAAAGGAAGCTTTGAAAACGAGCGTCTGGAGCTGTACCGCCTGGACCAAGACCCTTCGGAATCGAACAACCTGGCAGACCAGCATCGTGCTCAAGCAGCACAGATGTTGTCCCGTTTGAAAGACTGGTATGCCGACACGCAGCGCACCGCGACGCCACAGTTTGGCGGTTGGCGGCGCTAG
- a CDS encoding sugar phosphate isomerase/epimerase family protein: MPKLAVFPKAYMDALCIDGTMKLEQWIDLAATLPIDGLELYSGLLDLKDSSVWGRYRKLIESSGLQMPMMCCSPDFTHPDDGFRADQVEKEKYWINMTAELGGQYCRVLSGQRRPEISRQDGIRYAADCIRACIPYAKERGITLIIENHYKDNYWTYPEFAQYADVFCDLVDAIDVPGFGVNYDPSNTLIAGEDPIELLQRVKDRVVTMHASDRYLKEGTWDDLRHEEMDVEGYAQRLCHGEIGKGLNDYDQIFAILQDIGFDGWISVEDGVEGFDQLQRSVEFLRRKLAAWQA; encoded by the coding sequence ATGCCGAAATTAGCCGTTTTTCCGAAGGCCTACATGGATGCCTTGTGCATCGATGGCACGATGAAGTTGGAGCAGTGGATTGATCTTGCCGCAACGTTGCCGATCGATGGTCTGGAGTTGTACAGCGGGCTTTTGGATCTGAAGGATTCCAGTGTCTGGGGCCGATACCGAAAATTGATCGAATCGTCTGGTCTACAAATGCCGATGATGTGTTGTTCGCCCGATTTCACTCATCCCGATGATGGCTTTCGCGCCGACCAGGTCGAAAAAGAAAAGTACTGGATCAATATGACGGCCGAACTTGGGGGCCAATATTGTCGTGTACTCAGCGGCCAGCGTCGGCCGGAGATTAGTCGTCAGGACGGAATTCGATATGCCGCGGATTGTATCCGGGCTTGCATCCCGTACGCGAAAGAACGAGGGATCACGCTGATTATCGAAAACCATTACAAAGACAACTATTGGACCTATCCCGAGTTCGCCCAATACGCTGATGTGTTTTGTGATCTGGTCGACGCGATCGACGTTCCTGGCTTCGGGGTCAACTACGATCCCTCCAACACGTTGATCGCTGGGGAAGATCCGATCGAACTACTGCAACGCGTCAAAGATCGCGTCGTAACGATGCACGCATCAGACCGCTATCTGAAGGAAGGCACTTGGGATGACCTGCGGCATGAAGAGATGGATGTCGAAGGTTATGCGCAGCGACTTTGCCATGGTGAGATCGGAAAAGGGCTGAATGACTACGACCAGATCTTTGCGATCCTTCAGGACATCGGGTTTGATGGTTGGATCAGTGTGGAAGATGGTGTCGAAGGATTCGATCAGTTGCAACGCAGCGTTGAATTTCTGCGACGCAAATTAGCAGCCTGGCAAGCTTAG